One Silene latifolia isolate original U9 population chromosome 4, ASM4854445v1, whole genome shotgun sequence DNA segment encodes these proteins:
- the LOC141651739 gene encoding protein FAR-RED IMPAIRED RESPONSE 1-like, producing the protein MKKITDKVGSKICRDTDFLTRLNGVVWDDDLEPGEFEEKWLKVMNDFSLEDNTWLNGKFADRHTWIPAYFRNVPMGGLLRTTQRSESANSFFKRFENKYGTLTEFLVRYESATDHQKHLLKLREEENANSIPETLYGSKWETQAVRSYTHAMFYEFQNQVKLSINTCSLVGYTPPDPVTNFEVSLVEDAKKGLKFAVECSRSTNDVRCTCKQFERRGILCSHIIWVCSGKFKDIPDKYILQRWSKNALKSDVYDWNGNLLEKYNNTDKTDWNVCGVV; encoded by the coding sequence atgAAGAAAATAACCGACAAGGTTGGGAGTAAAATTTGTAGAGATACCGACTTTTTAACCCGTCTGAACGGTGTTGTATGGGACGATGACCTGGAGCCCGGGGAATTTGAAGAGAAGTGGCTTAAAGTCATGAACGATTTCTCCTTGGAAGACAATACGTGGTTGAATGGGAAGTTCGCTGATAGACACACATggatacccgcttatttcagAAATGTGCCAATGGGCGGTTTACTACGAACTACACAAAGGTCAGAGAGTGCTAATAGTTTCTTTAAGCGGTTTGAAAACAAATACGGGACATTAACTGAGTTCTTGGTGCGCTATGAAAGCGCCACTGACCACCAAAAGCACCTGCTGAAGCTCCGTGAAGAGGAGAATGCGAATTCAATCCCTGAAACACTGTATGGGTCAAAATGGGAGACACAAGCAGTGAGAAGCTATACCCATGCGATGTTCTATGAGTTCCAAAACCAGGTGAAGCTTTCAATAAATACCTGCAGTTTGGTTGGATACACTCCGCCAGATCCTGTGACGAACTTTGAAGTGTCGTTAGTTGAGGATGCAAAGAAAGGACTAAAATTTGCAGTTGAGTGCAGTAGAAGCACGAATGATGTAAGGTGCACATGTAAACAGTTTGAAAGGAGAGGTATTTTATGCAGTCACATCATTTGGGTTTGTTCGGGAAAGTTTAAGGACATACCTGATAAATATATTTTGCAAAGGTGGAGCAAGAATGCACTCAAAAGTGACGTTTATGATTGGAATGGGAATCTGTTAGAGAAATACAACAATACCGACAAAACAGATTGGAATGTCTGTGGTGTGGTCTGA